In Phaeobacter piscinae, one genomic interval encodes:
- the phnC gene encoding phosphonate ABC transporter ATP-binding protein — protein sequence MLRIDKLTKRFGDKIAVDTATLDIDKPCMIGIIGRSGAGKSTLLRMINRLGDASEGRILFEGRDVTQLRGKEKRAWQSDCAMIFQQFNLVPRMDVVSNVLHGTLNRRSTLATLFNLYPMDDIHRAIDILDRLGIAEHAAKRAEALSGGQQQRVAIARALMQDPAIILADEPIASLDPMNAQTVMEALRRIHEEDGRTVIANLHTLDTARRYCDRVVGMRDGRIVFDGLPEQLTTGVAREIYGAGDDFSEAATSTEIETLNHTKPRRQPAVAV from the coding sequence GTGCTGCGAATTGACAAACTGACCAAGAGATTCGGCGATAAAATCGCGGTGGATACCGCCACGCTGGATATCGATAAGCCTTGCATGATCGGCATCATCGGCCGCTCCGGTGCTGGTAAATCCACGCTGTTGCGCATGATAAACCGGCTCGGTGATGCCAGCGAGGGGCGGATCCTTTTCGAAGGGCGAGACGTGACCCAATTGCGCGGCAAGGAGAAGCGCGCCTGGCAATCGGATTGCGCGATGATCTTTCAGCAGTTCAATCTGGTGCCGCGCATGGATGTCGTATCCAACGTGCTGCACGGTACGCTCAACCGACGCTCAACCTTGGCGACGCTGTTCAACCTCTATCCGATGGATGACATCCACCGTGCGATCGACATCCTTGATCGGCTGGGCATTGCGGAACACGCCGCCAAACGGGCAGAAGCACTCTCCGGCGGTCAGCAGCAACGCGTCGCTATTGCCCGCGCCCTGATGCAGGATCCGGCGATCATTCTCGCCGATGAACCGATTGCCTCACTGGATCCGATGAACGCACAGACCGTGATGGAGGCCCTGCGCCGTATCCATGAAGAGGATGGCCGGACTGTGATCGCGAATCTGCACACGTTGGACACGGCGCGCCGCTACTGTGACCGCGTTGTTGGCATGCGCGATGGGCGTATCGTCTTTGACGGGCTGCCAGAGCAACTGACCACGGGTGTTGCCCGCGAAATCTATGGCGCCGGTGATGATTTCTCCGAAGCCGCCACCTCCACCGAGATTGAGACCCTGAACCATACCAAGCCGCGCCGTCAGCCAGCTGTGGCTGTCTGA
- the phnD gene encoding phosphonate ABC transporter substrate-binding protein: MKNLFAAILATTALTAPVLADTSEIQEFRIGILGGENAQDRLNNNECLRQKTEDLLGVETKLFAPADYNGVIQGLLGGTIDMAWLGASGYAKTYLSDPAAVEPILVKVNNDGGYGYYSVGFARKDSGITSLDDMQGKTFGFGDPNSTSGFLIPSIEIPEATGATMTSGDYFGEVKFTGGHEQTIVAVANGDVDAGVSWADGLGEWEDGFNSGALRRAVDAGLVDMNDLVQIWQSKPIPEGPVVLRTELPEDVKLKMTGLMASLKSMDAECFYGVAAGEAKGFMPITHDAYEVIIEARKLKSN, translated from the coding sequence ATGAAAAACCTGTTTGCTGCCATTCTGGCGACCACAGCCCTGACCGCACCCGTTCTGGCAGATACCTCGGAGATTCAGGAATTCCGCATCGGTATTCTCGGTGGCGAGAATGCTCAGGATCGTTTGAACAACAACGAGTGTCTGCGCCAGAAAACCGAAGATTTGCTGGGTGTTGAAACCAAGCTCTTTGCCCCGGCGGATTACAACGGTGTGATTCAGGGCCTGTTGGGCGGCACCATCGATATGGCGTGGTTGGGCGCATCGGGTTACGCCAAGACCTACCTGAGCGATCCGGCGGCTGTTGAGCCCATCCTCGTGAAGGTCAATAACGATGGTGGCTACGGCTACTACTCCGTTGGTTTTGCCCGCAAGGACAGCGGCATCACTTCGCTGGACGACATGCAGGGCAAGACCTTTGGTTTTGGTGACCCGAACTCCACCTCCGGGTTCCTGATCCCCTCAATCGAGATCCCTGAAGCAACCGGGGCGACGATGACGTCGGGCGACTATTTCGGTGAAGTGAAATTCACCGGCGGCCATGAACAGACCATCGTCGCGGTCGCGAATGGCGATGTGGATGCGGGCGTCAGCTGGGCCGACGGCCTGGGGGAGTGGGAAGATGGCTTCAACTCAGGCGCGCTGCGTCGGGCTGTTGATGCGGGCCTCGTTGACATGAATGATTTGGTGCAGATCTGGCAGTCGAAGCCGATCCCCGAAGGTCCGGTGGTTCTGCGTACAGAATTGCCCGAGGACGTAAAACTGAAGATGACCGGCCTGATGGCATCCCTGAAATCAATGGATGCGGAGTGTTTTTACGGTGTCGCAGCAGGTGAGGCCAAAGGTTTCATGCCGATCACCCACGATGCCTATGAGGTGATCATCGAAGCGCGGAAATTGAAGTCCAACTAA